The genomic DNA GCTGATAACATGCAGATGCAGCTGTCGCATTGAGGGATCCTGCAAGAGATGATGTCCCGAAAcacttaatttattatttacatCTAGTCTGTTGTATTAATACTAACCTCACGAGTCCTTTAGCAAAAAGGATTCCAAAAGGCAATGTTGGAGCAAACGAATATAACAGCAAGCTCTCAGAAAATTAGCATGCGTACCAAGTGATATCCAAGACGGAAGACCAAAGATGAATCATCATGGAAGAATTTCTCAACCCACTTCAGACCAACTTCATGCATTGTCCTTAACAATGGAAGGTGTTCTTTATGAACATCTGACAGTCGATCAAGACCTGCACATCGTGCCACCACCAAAACATGCCTTTTTGCCTGCGAAATTccgaaggtttttttttttttcatcagaCAGAAAGTTGAAGAGGATGATAAACAATATATGGAAACTAGGTATCATTTACCTTTGGATAAAGATCATTCAGCACAACGACATCATCTGATATCTCTAGCACTGCATCCTTGTGCTTCTCTGGGTGCATAGCAGTGTTGTAGAGAGCCTGAGCCCATGACCCCCAGGATTTAGTCCTGCTTCCACCAGACTTGTTGCTCAGGTTTGGTTTACCAGTGTTAGAATCTTCAGTATCATCCTGATATGCTTTACTTCTTTTGCTCCTCTCATATTTGTGAGGATCCTCTCTCTTAGTCTTTTGATCGCTGTTTGTAAAATGATTTCTAGAGGCATCAGAATGTTCTTGTGACTTTGGCAGCTTTGCCTGCAGGTTCTCAATGCTTCCCTTGGGTGACTTTGCTTGGGTCCTCACAATTGTTGCGAAACCTTCGAAAAGTGAAGTGTAAGCCTCCCGGAGAACTTTGCAGCCTTTACTATAGTCATTGTTCAGACAATTTGGTCTGTGTGGGTTCATGTTGGGTCCAACAACATGTATGACATGGGTTACCCCCTCCCTACTAAACAAGGGTGAAATTGAAGGGAGAGGCACAACCACAGCACTCCCAGGATACAGAGATTGGGCTTGTTCTTTGGTTGCAACCTCCAAAGATGGACCTCCAGCACTGAAGATTGCAGCATTGACACCTCCACCTCCAGGTTTAAGACGCCTGCACcagaataaatatttattttcaataTACTTTATatgtaaaacatataatcacATTTTTTTCGTACTAACTTAAAGTAAATATTATAAAGGTGAAGAAAACATATCAAACTTTACATTTCAACTGCAGGGGTTACATATGCAAAACTCGAATTCAGCATAATTCTACTACACCATGTTTTGGTTTAACAGAGGGGAAAAATGCAAAATCCTACAGATCTGTTATTTCATATTGTGAACTAGCACCgcaacaaaatatttacatttatATTGCATAGTATTTCTAAATGCTTACCAATTAGCAGCATTAGCTATTACATTGCAGTGTAAACCTCCTCCTGAATGAAGCCGAGTGATATCTCCCACAAATGTGAAGAACTTGTTGGAGTTAATGTTTTTCTCTGAAGCTTTAGCCCTTACCAAAGACAAAATCTTTGATTTATGACTCAAGTCCACTAAAACAAGCCTAGCATTTCCAAGCTTATTAAAAAATTCTATAACTTTCTCGACAATAATATCAGACGCCTTCTCAATGTCAAATTGAAAATCTGCTGTCGATATGGAGGGAAATGCCAGAGTGGGGGAATCGTTTAGAGAAACATCACCGCCAACTGAGCCTACAAATAGCTCTCCACCTTCCTTTGACTCCTTACGAGAATTCTCGGACAATGAACCTGTTCCCTTCGAAGAGGTTTCCTTTTCTTCAATAATTCGAGAAGCATTAGAATCTGGTACACTCTTCGAAGTGGATTCACTATTAGCAGGACCATCTGTTTTCTTTAAGAACCTCATTATACCTAGTTGTACTTTCGCACCGGCGTTCTTCTGGCCAAAATAACCACTGGGAAGTGTATCCAACGGACCAAGTCCACTATATGCATCAACAGCAGATTGAACATCACTCTCACTCTGGCAACAAGTGATTCTAGCAAACCCTTCACTCAGTTTGGGCAGTTCTTTCTTCTGCAGCATTCTATTCACAACCACAGCAGCTCTCCCACCTTGCAAGTTTCCCTCGTGGCCCGTTCTCTTCACAGACCGCGATATACAAAGCTTGGCAGGAAGATCAAGCACCACAGCATGAACATCAACCTGGGCACTACCACCAAGCTTCACAAACTCATCCCTTTGTTCTTTCTCCATATTACACCTATCTATAAAAACACTCTTCCCATCCTTCAATGCATTCATTGCACTCTCAATACACTGCGCTTTCGTCCCGGCTTTACCATTTTTTATAGTATcctacaaaaacataaaaaatgagaACCCAACAGCATAAAAACAATAACCCATATGAACAGCAATCCGGAGTATCCAGAGTATCATATGAATTACTGAAAATACTAATCTTGAGCTCTCTGAGCCATTTCATCGAACATATGGTGTGCACATAGATATACCTGGCAAACTCGAACCCAGGGGCGAGCGGAGGAGGAGCGCATGACATGCTCACAGAAGGTGGACTTTCCGCTTCCGGGCGCACCCACCAATATTACTGCGACGGACTTTCCTTGCTTTTCTTCCCCTGTCAAAAGTGCATATAGGTTTTGTAATCGAAGGTGACGACGACCCAGAATTATTAAACGCGGAGAAAGGGCGTACCTTTGGCTTTTTCGTCGATATCCATGTCCATGTTTTGGGAGACTCTGTGTGGCACGTTTGAATTAAGGGCTGAAAACCAACGGTTTCTTCTTCCACTGGGCTGGAAGCTTCTATCGCCGGTGCCTCGTGCTTGGCGGCGTAAAGGGACAAATTGCGTCGACCTGAAAATTGACCCGCCCGATTCGATTTGGATTTATTTCTTTAGACTAGCAAAACCCCAGTTACGACTCACACGAGCACTATCCATATTTGGATTGAGGGCCTTTCCAAGGATATTAGGCCATCTCCACCGGAAAGACTGGTTCATTTTAGACCTCTCACCTcctaaatattaatattttaataaataatgcagatggtatttcttaccatcttcaACCAAAAGTCATAAGATTTGTTTTAGTTCTGTCATaaaaaatcatctcaaactgAAAGTCATATGgcaaaacataatttattagagtaaattatagcaatgatctcttaactttaactcaattggagcattGATcgctcaactaaaaattcattatcattagTCCCTGACTAAGTTGACGAAAATaatcatagctacacgttttgatgagttgagagatcctaattgtagcaatagtcattccaacataacttattttgacaaaattctaacgaagttgacaaaaaagaCCATAGCTCCACATTTAGATGAGTTGAGAGACTAATGGTAATAAATTTTTACttgaaggaccattgctccaatttgattaaagttgaaaccattactacaatttattcaatttattaTTCCAATTTGATTATATAATACATATTCTAATCTGGTTACTATTATATGGCAGCATGCGGACCAAAATGCCCCTCAATTCGTTTGTTAAGCcatttttttgccttttttttacAGTAAAATGACTTCTTTGCCCTCTGAGGCCAAGCTTTTATCCTCACCGGTTTCGACCTTTTGGTTCTACGTGTCTTTCATCCTCCTTTGCTTTGGCTTTGATTGTTGTAGATGTCTTTTTGCAGTGATTCCTTTTCACTGCTTTTGGtccattttttttcccatttcttttGCTGCTTTTCTTTCGTAGCCGTCTACTCTCTCCTCTTTTCGTCTCTGTTGGTCTCGAAGTGGATAGTTTTGTGGTGAGTTCTTCTAATCTTGCATCTACAACTTTTTTATGCAACTGTATGGATTgtgttttgttcaattttagaTGTTAGAAGCTTTTAATTTCTttgggttcaattttaaatgGGTTGTTGCTTTCGGAGTTTTCGTTTGATGACAGAGATGGGGTTTTTGGGGAGAAACTTTTAATCCGTGTGTTTTTTGGTTAGGTTGTATTGTGGGTCTTAACAAATGGATTTTCTGTTGAAATTGTTTCTCTTCtcatttttagattttttttttttttttttttttttggggtgccATCGGGTTTTGCAGGTGGGTGTATAAGTGTATAAtcaggtttttatttttctggaacTTTTGTCTGCAGCTTTAGAAGACATTTGTGCTTAAGGTAAGAAACTTTGGTTGCtcgcttttgggttttgttgtagaattaaatatatatatatatatatatattttttttgtaagagtTACATTCGTGGGAATTCATTTGTTCTTTTTTCCTGCATCTGAAAAATGCCACATGATGTgagtttataattaaatatgaatatcaAAATGGGTTTTCTGTGcaatttcttttgtttgattttataGAACCGAAGAGGATGTTAACAATAACATTATTGTGTGATATGTGATCTAAAGTTCTTTGGTGAGTTATTTGGTTTTCTTGCCACATgggattttaatatttttctggtgaattttctatttttctgaTTGTgtgtgatttaatttttttcaagctTTGGGTGTACTTTTCTGATCTGCTTTGATTTTTAGTTGCAGCAAAAGTTGTTGCTCGAATTTTCCAGTTTTTATCTGCGGCTTTGCAAGCTCTTTATCAACAAGGTAtatcatttttattctttttcctgAATCTCTTGTTGGATGGAatcgtttttttgtttttggtgttcTTCTAATCTCGCATCtggtactgtttttttttttccgactgtatagattgtgttttgttgaattttaaatGGTAGAAGATTATTGGGTTCAATTTAAATGGGTTGTTATCAACTATTGAATTGCTTTCGATGCTGTTTGGCTACTCTTTTAACgccctttttcct from Pyrus communis chromosome 17, drPyrComm1.1, whole genome shotgun sequence includes the following:
- the LOC137723796 gene encoding transcription factor bHLH140 is translated as MDMDIDEKAKGEEKQGKSVAVILVGAPGSGKSTFCEHVMRSSSARPWVRVCQDTIKNGKAGTKAQCIESAMNALKDGKSVFIDRCNMEKEQRDEFVKLGGSAQVDVHAVVLDLPAKLCISRSVKRTGHEGNLQGGRAAVVVNRMLQKKELPKLSEGFARITCCQSESDVQSAVDAYSGLGPLDTLPSGYFGQKNAGAKVQLGIMRFLKKTDGPANSESTSKSVPDSNASRIIEEKETSSKGTGSLSENSRKESKEGGELFVGSVGGDVSLNDSPTLAFPSISTADFQFDIEKASDIIVEKVIEFFNKLGNARLVLVDLSHKSKILSLVRAKASEKNINSNKFFTFVGDITRLHSGGGLHCNVIANAANWRLKPGGGGVNAAIFSAGGPSLEVATKEQAQSLYPGSAVVVPLPSISPLFSREGVTHVIHVVGPNMNPHRPNCLNNDYSKGCKVLREAYTSLFEGFATIVRTQAKSPKGSIENLQAKLPKSQEHSDASRNHFTNSDQKTKREDPHKYERSKRSKAYQDDTEDSNTGKPNLSNKSGGSRTKSWGSWAQALYNTAMHPEKHKDAVLEISDDVVVLNDLYPKAKRHVLVVARCAGLDRLSDVHKEHLPLLRTMHEVGLKWVEKFFHDDSSLVFRLGYHLDPSMRQLHLHVISQDFDSTYLKNKKHWNSFNTAFFRDSVDVVEEVSSDGKAKLKEDDSMLSMELRCHRCRSAHPNIPRLKSHITNCRATFPSTLLQNGRLVHAPSNVSIGP